The following coding sequences are from one Verrucosispora sp. WMMD573 window:
- a CDS encoding ATP-grasp domain-containing protein, protein MSSHILILNRWSNEFGEYHRYVDHLSNRVAYLTTPAGREPLDEQLAEAIVTLPDLGDVAAVTTHAKELSTRYGQFDHIIALSEFDLETAAELRAILDVPGKNSAEVLKVRDKLVMKRHIEQAGLRVPAYGPANSVEQVRELVRRVGLPIVLKPRAGADSQGVFVCRTEAELDRLLADESFTDYEGEEFVEGGLYQVDGVVQNGRLLVVRSWQCLAGCLDFAQGTPFGSVANDDAEFERRVVSYTERVLAALGLTDDVFHLEFFRTDTPVGDDEHADMVFLEIGARAGGGQVRFVWRDVYGVNLIDASVRLQIGEKLELPAMDLGTVAGYLMMPEPPVRPAVVHAVGSLRGRVDDLYDETLPPPGAVLNGTGGARHTAGTFRFRAPTAARVKQAISRAAELYELSWSPAQDERDATGTHG, encoded by the coding sequence GTGTCCAGTCACATTCTCATCCTCAACCGATGGAGCAACGAGTTCGGCGAGTACCACCGATACGTCGACCACCTGAGCAACCGGGTGGCGTACCTGACCACGCCGGCTGGCCGGGAGCCGCTTGACGAGCAGCTCGCCGAGGCGATCGTCACGCTGCCCGATCTCGGTGACGTGGCGGCGGTCACCACCCACGCCAAGGAGTTGTCCACCCGGTACGGACAGTTCGACCACATCATCGCGCTGTCCGAGTTCGACCTGGAGACAGCGGCGGAGTTGCGGGCCATCCTCGATGTGCCCGGCAAGAACTCGGCGGAGGTACTGAAGGTCCGCGACAAGCTGGTCATGAAGCGGCACATCGAGCAGGCCGGGCTGCGGGTGCCGGCGTACGGTCCGGCGAACTCGGTCGAGCAGGTACGGGAGCTGGTCCGGCGGGTGGGCCTGCCGATAGTGCTCAAGCCCCGGGCGGGTGCCGACAGTCAAGGAGTCTTCGTCTGCCGTACGGAGGCCGAGCTGGACAGGCTGCTGGCCGACGAGTCGTTCACCGACTACGAGGGCGAGGAGTTCGTCGAGGGCGGGCTCTACCAGGTGGACGGGGTGGTCCAGAACGGTCGGCTGCTGGTCGTCCGGAGCTGGCAGTGCCTGGCCGGATGTCTCGACTTCGCCCAGGGCACTCCGTTCGGCTCGGTCGCCAACGACGATGCCGAGTTCGAGCGGCGGGTGGTCTCCTACACCGAGCGGGTGCTGGCCGCGTTGGGCCTCACCGACGACGTGTTCCACCTGGAGTTCTTCCGCACCGACACGCCGGTCGGCGACGACGAGCACGCCGACATGGTCTTCCTGGAGATCGGCGCCCGGGCCGGCGGTGGCCAGGTGCGGTTCGTCTGGCGCGACGTGTACGGCGTCAACCTGATCGACGCCTCGGTCAGGTTGCAGATCGGGGAGAAGCTGGAACTGCCGGCGATGGACCTCGGAACCGTGGCCGGCTACCTGATGATGCCGGAGCCACCGGTACGCCCTGCGGTCGTCCACGCGGTCGGTTCCCTGCGCGGCCGGGTGGACGACCTGTACGACGAGACCCTGCCGCCGCCTGGCGCGGTCCTGAATGGCACGGGCGGTGCCCGCCACACGGCCGGGACGTTCCGGTTCCGTGCGCCCACCGCCGCACGGGTGAAGCAGGCGATCTCCCGCGCCGCCGAGCTGTACGAGCTGTCCTGGTCACCGGCGCAGGACGAGCGTGACGCCACCGGAACGCACGGGTGA
- a CDS encoding MFS transporter, producing MSQDRGADSLLSDPPSPDRPPEVAASLWRHPDFLRLWGAQTIAMLGSRVTELALPLTAILLLDAGPTSLGLLNVAEYLPFTLVTLFAGVLADRYRRRGLLIGANIGRALILAVVPLLALTDQLSMTALYVVAFLIGVLTSQFDVAYQAYVPVLVSRAQLVEANSKLQSTRSIAETGGKGFSGVLIQVFTAPGAIIVDCLTYLISAASLLAIKTREPRRVTTSRGFRGVWSEIGEGLRATLGHRILRAVLLQAAWFNLFHDVVLVLFPLYGLKDLELSPALLGFIIASASVGAFGGSLVAGGLARRLGIGPAMVVGVLTSALGLLALPLATGSPMVQLLLLGAGYVISGVGITIFNIHSVALRQAIIPNRLLGRVSGTYRFVAWAVIPLGGLLAGVLANVLSARGALLIAGIGLMVGAVVFAFTPAGRIAEAPEGPEAEMSTDLKRSGDPM from the coding sequence GTGAGCCAGGACCGCGGAGCCGACTCGCTGCTGTCTGACCCCCCGTCGCCCGATCGGCCGCCGGAGGTGGCGGCATCGCTGTGGCGCCACCCCGACTTCCTCCGGCTCTGGGGAGCACAGACCATCGCGATGCTCGGTTCCCGAGTGACCGAGTTGGCGCTGCCGCTGACCGCGATTCTGCTCCTGGACGCCGGACCGACCAGCCTGGGCCTGCTCAACGTCGCCGAGTACCTGCCCTTCACCCTCGTCACGTTGTTCGCCGGGGTGCTGGCCGACCGTTACCGGCGGCGTGGCCTGCTCATCGGTGCCAACATCGGCCGGGCGTTGATCCTGGCGGTGGTGCCGCTGCTCGCCCTGACCGATCAGCTGTCCATGACGGCTCTCTACGTCGTAGCCTTCCTGATCGGTGTTCTGACCTCGCAGTTCGACGTCGCCTACCAGGCGTACGTGCCGGTGCTCGTGTCGCGGGCCCAGCTCGTGGAGGCGAACTCGAAGCTGCAGTCCACCCGGTCCATCGCCGAGACCGGCGGCAAGGGCTTCAGCGGGGTGCTCATCCAGGTGTTCACCGCTCCCGGCGCGATCATCGTCGACTGCCTGACGTATCTGATCTCCGCCGCGTCCTTACTGGCCATCAAGACCCGGGAACCACGTCGCGTCACCACCTCGCGAGGCTTCAGAGGGGTGTGGAGTGAGATCGGCGAGGGGTTGCGGGCAACCCTCGGTCATCGCATTCTCCGGGCCGTCCTCCTCCAGGCCGCCTGGTTCAACCTGTTCCATGACGTCGTACTCGTGCTGTTTCCCCTGTACGGCCTCAAGGACCTGGAGCTGTCGCCAGCGCTGCTCGGGTTCATCATCGCCTCGGCAAGCGTCGGCGCCTTCGGTGGCTCGCTGGTCGCGGGAGGGCTGGCGCGACGCCTCGGGATCGGTCCCGCGATGGTCGTTGGCGTGCTGACCTCGGCACTGGGTCTCCTGGCGTTGCCGCTGGCCACCGGCTCGCCGATGGTGCAGTTGCTGCTGCTCGGCGCGGGGTACGTGATCAGCGGCGTGGGCATCACCATCTTCAACATCCATTCGGTGGCGCTACGCCAGGCGATCATCCCCAATCGTCTCCTCGGGCGGGTCAGCGGCACCTACCGCTTCGTCGCCTGGGCGGTCATCCCGCTGGGTGGCCTGCTCGCCGGAGTCCTGGCGAACGTCCTGAGCGCCCGAGGCGCCCTGCTGATCGCCGGCATCGGCCTGATGGTCGGGGCCGTGGTGTTCGCGTTCACCCCGGCCGGACGGATCGCCGAGGCACCGGAGGGCCCCGAGGCCGAGATGTCCACCGACCTCAAGCGCTCGGGCGACCCGATGTAG
- a CDS encoding phosphoribosylanthranilate isomerase, with protein MFIKVCGLRTSTDVAAAVRAGVDAVGFMLTESVRRVTPAEACRLAAEVPPQVLTVGVFRGEPVDVIRECVTTAGLRAVQLHGGEPRDHYEALRDLDVALIRATSVAEGQNLQPGSYGEDLLIIDSPQPGSGNQWNWSYLKTNPVAGRWMLAGGLSPGNVTAAVAALSPWGVDVSSGVEVRRGVKEPRLIAEFVTAARSNGSGSPHSG; from the coding sequence GTGTTCATCAAAGTCTGCGGCCTACGGACCTCGACAGATGTCGCCGCCGCCGTACGAGCCGGGGTGGACGCAGTGGGCTTCATGCTGACCGAGAGCGTTCGTCGCGTGACCCCGGCGGAGGCCTGTCGCCTGGCCGCCGAGGTGCCGCCCCAGGTGCTGACCGTCGGGGTGTTCCGGGGTGAGCCGGTCGACGTCATCCGCGAGTGTGTGACCACTGCCGGTCTTCGGGCTGTGCAACTGCACGGTGGCGAGCCCCGCGATCACTACGAGGCGCTGCGCGACCTGGACGTCGCGCTGATCAGGGCGACGTCGGTGGCGGAGGGTCAGAACCTGCAACCCGGCTCGTACGGCGAAGATCTGTTGATCATCGACTCTCCCCAGCCGGGTTCCGGCAACCAGTGGAACTGGTCCTACCTGAAGACGAACCCGGTGGCCGGGCGCTGGATGCTGGCCGGTGGCCTCAGCCCCGGCAACGTCACGGCCGCCGTCGCGGCACTGTCGCCGTGGGGGGTCGACGTCTCCAGCGGAGTGGAGGTGCGCCGGGGGGTCAAGGAACCGCGGCTGATCGCGGAATTCGTAACCGCTGCCCGATCGAACGGGTCAGGCTCGCCCCATTCCGGTTAG
- a CDS encoding PLP-dependent aminotransferase family protein has product MPWHLTISVNRDVDEPLSRQIQSAIKEKIRNGILLPGVPLPSSRLLARDIGVSRSVVVEAYEQMSAEGYLEAVQGSGTRVATRPIVGVDRGPSLDEPSAPAVRWDLRVGATDVTNFPLQEWLSCYQRATQSLGANDLSYPPITGIPALRTELASYLGRVRGVRVEPAHTMVTMGFAHGLGLICRTLPTVGIDRIGVENPGSGKQFQFIRSTGMRAVPVPVDADGVDLGALARSGVRAVLITAAHQFPTGATMPLERRQALLRWARDVDGIIIEDDYDTEFWFDQRERPPAIQGSDPERVVYGGSLSKVLAPGLRLGWLAVPEWLFGAVERARAASDQGSDSITQLAVSEFLRAGLLDRHLRRLRPRYRSRLETVVQAVRRHLPGASIRGASAGRHVYVELPHHVDEAAVVDGALRRSVLLRGGGHFRLAETPCLTTRPALVIGYSAVRPSDINEALARVGESYAQCADPRPNRNGASLTRSIGQRLRIPRSAAVP; this is encoded by the coding sequence ATGCCGTGGCATCTGACAATCAGCGTTAACAGGGATGTCGACGAGCCGCTCAGTCGGCAGATCCAGAGTGCCATCAAGGAGAAGATTAGAAATGGCATTCTTCTGCCCGGCGTGCCGCTGCCGTCAAGCCGCCTGTTGGCTCGTGACATCGGAGTGTCGCGCAGCGTGGTGGTCGAGGCGTACGAGCAGATGAGCGCCGAGGGATACCTGGAAGCCGTCCAGGGCTCGGGTACCCGCGTGGCCACCCGGCCGATCGTCGGCGTGGACCGGGGACCCAGTCTCGACGAGCCGTCGGCACCGGCCGTGCGCTGGGACCTTCGGGTCGGTGCGACGGACGTGACGAACTTTCCACTCCAGGAATGGCTGTCGTGCTACCAACGGGCGACGCAGAGCCTGGGGGCCAACGACTTGAGCTACCCGCCGATAACCGGCATCCCGGCGCTGCGCACGGAGTTGGCGAGCTACCTGGGCCGGGTGCGGGGCGTACGGGTGGAACCCGCCCACACCATGGTCACGATGGGCTTCGCCCACGGCCTCGGACTGATCTGCCGGACCCTTCCGACCGTGGGCATCGACCGGATCGGTGTGGAGAATCCCGGTAGCGGCAAGCAGTTCCAGTTCATCCGTAGCACCGGCATGCGCGCGGTGCCCGTGCCTGTGGATGCCGACGGCGTGGACCTCGGCGCCCTGGCGCGTAGTGGTGTCCGCGCTGTCCTGATCACCGCGGCGCACCAGTTTCCCACCGGGGCGACGATGCCGCTCGAACGTCGGCAGGCGTTGCTGCGGTGGGCCCGCGACGTCGACGGGATCATCATCGAGGACGACTACGACACGGAGTTCTGGTTCGACCAGCGGGAGCGACCACCGGCGATCCAGGGCAGCGACCCGGAGCGGGTCGTCTACGGCGGAAGCCTGAGCAAGGTACTCGCGCCCGGGCTGCGCCTCGGGTGGCTCGCCGTGCCGGAATGGCTGTTCGGCGCGGTCGAACGGGCACGGGCCGCATCGGACCAGGGCTCCGACAGCATCACCCAACTGGCGGTGTCGGAGTTCCTCCGGGCGGGCCTGCTCGACCGGCACCTACGGCGGCTGCGGCCGAGGTACCGGTCCAGGTTGGAGACAGTCGTCCAGGCGGTACGGCGACATCTACCCGGAGCGAGCATCAGGGGGGCGTCCGCCGGCCGTCATGTCTACGTCGAGCTGCCCCACCACGTGGACGAGGCGGCTGTCGTGGACGGAGCCCTGCGCCGGTCGGTTCTCCTGCGCGGGGGAGGGCACTTTCGGCTCGCCGAGACGCCCTGCCTGACCACCCGTCCAGCGCTGGTCATCGGCTACTCGGCGGTGCGGCCCAGTGACATCAACGAGGCGCTCGCCCGCGTCGGTGAGTCCTACGCCCAGTGCGCCGATCCCCGGCCTAACCGGAATGGGGCGAGCCTGACCCGTTCGATCGGGCAGCGGTTACGAATTCCGCGATCAGCCGCGGTTCCTTGA
- a CDS encoding nucleotide sugar dehydrogenase, whose product MADFDHLIASRKAVVGVIGLGYTGLPLATGFAAAGFSVVGLDTDAEKINAILRGESYLPDVSDLELEDLHPRMSVGTSPAAMAAADAVVVCVPTPTSHGVADLSHVDSVLAAVVPHLRPGTLLVLQSTIPPGTTSAAARRLTSEGGTRIGTDLYLAMAPERINPANADGWRMTNTPKLVGGFTPECTRRATVLFEQVCEQVHPVSSPEVAELAKVFENTFRLVNIALSLELSDLCRQLRIPVREVIDAAATKPYGFLAHYPGPGVGGECIPVDPLFLQPLAQLAGTDLSLVQAAHRRITERPGQVVDRIVELIAAGGGTIQQARVLIVGVSYKEGVADLRNAPALDIIRALRQCGAQVSYYDPLVPSVVLDNQAVPVASWTPTVLAAQDCVVLVTPHNRIAADPHWSAAPLVLDTRNVLTPAHNIEIL is encoded by the coding sequence GTGGCCGACTTCGATCACCTCATCGCCAGCCGAAAGGCGGTCGTCGGCGTCATCGGGCTCGGCTACACCGGCTTGCCGCTGGCCACCGGTTTCGCCGCTGCGGGCTTCTCGGTGGTCGGTCTCGACACGGATGCCGAGAAGATCAACGCCATTCTCCGGGGCGAGTCCTACCTGCCGGACGTATCGGACCTGGAGCTGGAGGACCTGCACCCACGGATGTCGGTGGGAACGTCTCCCGCCGCGATGGCGGCGGCGGACGCCGTGGTCGTCTGTGTCCCGACACCGACCAGTCACGGCGTCGCCGACCTCTCACACGTCGACTCGGTCCTTGCCGCGGTGGTCCCGCACCTGCGACCGGGGACGCTGCTGGTGTTGCAGTCCACCATCCCGCCGGGCACCACGTCCGCTGCGGCGCGCCGGCTCACCAGCGAGGGTGGCACACGCATCGGCACCGACCTCTACCTGGCGATGGCTCCGGAGCGGATCAATCCAGCGAACGCCGACGGCTGGCGGATGACCAACACGCCCAAACTCGTCGGCGGCTTCACCCCCGAGTGCACCCGCCGGGCCACCGTGTTGTTCGAGCAGGTCTGTGAGCAGGTCCACCCGGTCTCCAGCCCGGAGGTAGCCGAGTTGGCGAAGGTCTTCGAGAACACCTTCCGGCTGGTCAACATCGCCCTGAGTCTGGAGTTGTCCGACCTCTGCCGGCAACTGCGGATCCCGGTCCGGGAAGTCATCGACGCGGCGGCGACCAAACCGTACGGCTTCCTCGCGCACTACCCCGGCCCCGGTGTCGGCGGCGAGTGCATCCCTGTCGATCCGCTTTTCCTCCAGCCCTTGGCGCAACTGGCGGGCACGGACCTCAGCCTCGTCCAGGCCGCACACCGACGGATCACCGAGCGCCCGGGGCAGGTCGTCGACCGGATCGTGGAGCTCATCGCGGCCGGGGGCGGAACGATCCAGCAGGCCCGGGTGCTGATCGTCGGCGTCAGCTACAAGGAGGGCGTCGCCGACCTGCGCAACGCACCGGCCCTGGACATCATCCGGGCGCTGCGGCAGTGCGGCGCGCAGGTCAGCTACTACGACCCGCTGGTGCCGTCGGTGGTCCTCGACAACCAGGCTGTGCCCGTGGCGTCCTGGACGCCCACGGTACTCGCCGCGCAGGACTGCGTGGTGCTGGTGACCCCGCACAACCGCATCGCGGCGGACCCGCACTGGAGCGCAGCACCGCTGGTGCTGGACACCCGCAACGTCCTGACGCCGGCCCACAACATCGAAATCCTGTGA
- a CDS encoding indole-3-glycerol phosphate synthase TrpC, with the protein MHLDDIVAAKRSAWTGARAPGSTAGGRATPARPGTFAAALSGTDVGIIAEVKPKSPSKGDLLPLAEAVPLARTYAGAGAAAVSVLADTAYFGGSPDLVAQVANDPEVTVPVLFKDFLVDVRQVQLAHDCGADAVLVIVRAVDDALLADLLAAADDLGIDALVETFTEEEVDRAVRAGARIVGVNNRDLRTFAVDLDNSTRLRRLIPPAVLTVSESGLHTSADLARIGAHGFHAALIGESLLTSDDPAGKLRSLLGVRIAQAVR; encoded by the coding sequence ATGCATCTCGACGACATCGTCGCGGCGAAGCGGTCGGCCTGGACAGGTGCGCGAGCGCCGGGGTCGACGGCGGGCGGGCGTGCCACGCCCGCCCGTCCCGGCACGTTCGCCGCCGCCCTGAGCGGTACCGACGTGGGCATCATCGCCGAGGTCAAACCGAAGTCGCCGTCAAAGGGCGACCTGCTGCCCCTGGCCGAGGCGGTGCCCCTGGCCCGCACGTACGCCGGAGCGGGCGCCGCCGCGGTGTCGGTCCTGGCCGACACCGCCTACTTCGGCGGCTCGCCGGACCTGGTCGCGCAGGTCGCCAACGACCCCGAGGTCACCGTTCCGGTGCTGTTCAAGGACTTCCTGGTCGACGTACGGCAGGTGCAGCTCGCCCACGACTGCGGTGCCGACGCGGTGCTGGTCATCGTCCGGGCGGTCGACGACGCACTGCTCGCCGACCTCCTCGCGGCCGCCGACGATCTCGGGATCGACGCGCTTGTCGAGACGTTCACCGAAGAGGAGGTGGACCGGGCCGTCCGGGCCGGCGCCCGGATCGTCGGCGTGAACAACCGCGACCTGCGCACCTTCGCGGTCGACCTGGACAACTCGACGCGGCTGCGTCGGTTGATCCCGCCCGCCGTGCTGACGGTGAGCGAGAGCGGCCTGCACACCTCGGCCGACCTGGCCCGCATCGGTGCGCACGGCTTCCACGCCGCGCTGATCGGCGAAAGCCTGCTGACCAGTGACGACCCGGCGGGCAAGCTCCGTTCGCTGCTCGGTGTCCGGATTGCGCAGGCAGTGCGATGA